The Pyrus communis chromosome 9, drPyrComm1.1, whole genome shotgun sequence genome has a segment encoding these proteins:
- the LOC137746064 gene encoding serine/threonine-protein kinase PCRK1-like, whose amino-acid sequence MKCFPFYIGEKKDEPKSTNTTFTDGEMKRSGSELDSQNISDASTESLRRNQYPSFSQRPSNLKVFSVSELKSATKNFSRSVMVGEGGFGCVYKGLIKSEEDPNKKLEVAVKQLSKRGLQGHKEWVTEVNVLGVVEHPNLVKLVGYCAEDDERGIQRLLIYEYMPNGSVENHLASSVDPLSWAMRLRIAQDAARGLTYLHEEMEFQIIFRDFKSSNILLDDQWNAKLSDFGMARLGPSEGLTHVSTAVVGTMGYAAPEYIQTGRLTSKNDVWSYGVFLYELITGRRPLDRNRPKSEQNLLDWVKPYLSDVKKFRLIIDPKLEGKYPLKSAQKLAIVANRCLVKLPKNRPKMSEVLEMVNQIIEASSGQKKNTNIQSGQKKTMEVPLVGKKKREAPSSQNKVMEARRGTESLQLPPKNLAPIETSRDVETVNKKINVDLRRETGWFSRSWTPKLLRKC is encoded by the exons ATGAAGTGCTTCCCATTTTACATTGGAGAGAAAAAGGACGAACCAAAGAGCACAAATACAACTTTTACCGATGGTGAAATGAAGAGATCTGGATCAGAGTTAGATTCCCAGAATATCTCTGATGCGAGCACAGAATCCCTGAGGAGGAACCAATATCCTAGTTTCTCTCAGAGACCCAGCAACCTTAAAGTATTCTCAGTTTCGGAGCTGAAGTCTGCCACGAAGAATTTCAGCCGCTCTGTCATGGTTGGAGAGGGTGGGTTTGGGTGTGTCTATAAGGGGCTGATTAAAAGTGAAGAAGATCCAAATAAAAAACTTGAAGTTGCTGTGAAACAGCTCAGTAAAAGAGGCTTGCAG GGGCACAAGGAATGGGTGACAGAAGTTAATGTTCTTGGGGTGGTTGAGCATCCAAACCTAGTCAAACTAGTGGGCTACTGTGCTGAGGATGATGAACGAGGAATCCAACGACTTCTAATTTATGAATACATGCCTAATGGAAGTGTAGAGAACCATTTAGCCAGTTCTGTAGATCCTCTTTCATGGGCCATGAGATTGAGAATAGCACAAGATGCTGCTCGTGGCTTGACatacttacatgaagaaatggAGTTTCAG ATCATTTTCAGGGATTTTAAATCTTCAAATATTCTTCTGGATGATCAATGGAATGCGAAGTTGTCAGACTTTGGAATGGCTAGGTTGGGCCCGTCGGAAGGATTAACCCACGTCTCAACAGCT GTTGTTGGAACCATGGGATACGCAGCACCTGAGTACATCCAGACCGGACGTCTAACATCTAAGAATGATGTGTGGAGCTATGGGGTCTTCCTTTATGAACTCATCACAGGTAGGCGTCCTCTAGATCGAAACCGCCCTAAGAGTGAGCAGAATCTCTTGGATTGGGTAAAGCCTTACCTGTCAGATGTGAAGAAGTTCCGGCTAATAATAGACCCCAAGCTTGAAGGTAAATACCCCCTCAAGTCAGCTCAAAAGCTTGCAATTGTAGCCAACAGATGCTTGGTCAAACTCCCCAAGAATCGTCCAAAGATGAGCGAGGTATTGGAAATGGTAAATCAAATTATAGAGGCTTCATCTGGCCAGAAGAAAAATACCAACATACAATCAGGCCAAAAGAAAACTATGGAGGTACCCTTggttggaaagaaaaaaagggaggcACCATCAAGCCAAAATAAAGTTATGGAGGCACGAAGAGGAACCGAAAGTCTGCAACTGCCCCCGAAGAATTTAGCACCAATAGAAACTTCCAGGGATGTTGAAACAGTGAACAAGAAGATAAATGTAGATTTGAGGAGGGAAACTGGCTGGTTCTCTCGCTCGTGGACACCAAAACTTTTGAGGAAGTGCTGA